The following coding sequences lie in one Yoonia sp. G8-12 genomic window:
- a CDS encoding glycine--tRNA ligase subunit alpha yields MAEKPRSFQEIILRLQTYWASKGCAILQPYDMEVGAGTFHPATTLRALGSKPWAAAYVQPSRRPTDGRYGENPNRLQHYYQYQVLIKPSPPDMQDLYLGSLEAIGIDATVHDIRFVEDDWESPTLGAWGLGWEVWCDGMEVSQFTYFQQVGGHDCKPVSGELTYGLERLAMYVLDIDHVMDMPFNDPDAPIALTYGDVFLQTEQEYARWNFDVADTDVLLQHFVDAEAECQRILDAPATDPKTGRKIIMAHPAYDQCIKASHVFNLLDARGVISVTERQAYIGRVRALAKACADAFVQTQAGGAAA; encoded by the coding sequence ATGGCGGAAAAACCACGCAGTTTTCAGGAAATTATCCTGCGGCTTCAGACATATTGGGCCAGCAAAGGCTGTGCGATCCTGCAACCTTACGACATGGAAGTAGGGGCCGGCACTTTTCACCCTGCCACAACCCTGCGTGCGCTGGGCAGCAAGCCATGGGCAGCCGCCTATGTGCAGCCCTCGCGCCGTCCGACCGACGGGCGCTATGGCGAAAACCCCAACCGTTTGCAGCACTATTATCAGTACCAAGTGCTGATCAAGCCATCGCCGCCCGATATGCAGGACCTCTATCTGGGCTCGCTTGAGGCAATCGGGATTGATGCCACAGTCCACGATATCCGCTTTGTCGAGGATGACTGGGAAAGCCCGACGCTGGGCGCATGGGGCTTGGGATGGGAAGTCTGGTGTGATGGTATGGAAGTCAGCCAGTTTACCTATTTCCAACAGGTCGGCGGGCATGATTGCAAGCCTGTCTCGGGTGAGCTGACCTATGGGTTGGAACGTCTGGCGATGTATGTCCTCGATATTGATCACGTGATGGATATGCCTTTCAATGATCCCGACGCGCCCATTGCGCTGACTTACGGTGATGTGTTCTTGCAGACCGAACAGGAATACGCGCGCTGGAACTTTGATGTGGCCGACACGGATGTGCTGCTGCAACATTTTGTGGATGCCGAGGCCGAATGCCAGCGCATCCTTGATGCCCCCGCGACGGACCCCAAGACAGGGCGCAAGATCATCATGGCGCACCCAGCTTATGACCAATGTATCAAGGCATCCCACGTCTTTAACCTGCTTGATGCGCGCGGCGTGATTTCCGTGACCGAACGGCAGGCCTATATCGGACGGGTGCGCGCATTGGCCAAAGCCTGCGCCGATGCCTTTGTGCAAACGCAAGCGGGCGGGGCAGCAGCGTGA
- the glyS gene encoding glycine--tRNA ligase subunit beta, with translation MPDLLIELFSEEIPARMQTRAAEDLRKLVTDGLVEAGLTYAGAAAFSTPRRLALSLEGLTAESKAIREERKGPKVGAPDQAIEGFLRGAGVAREDLEVRDDKKGQVYFAVIEKPGRIAADIIAEVLEKTVRNFPWPKSMRWGDGALKWVRPLHSILCILSDEGGAEIVPLDVDGITSGNTTRGHRFLAPDAFSVTNFDDYEAKLKRAKVVLRADERAEAIWHDATHQAFALGLEVVEDRGLLAEVAGLVEWPVVLLGQIDDAFLGLPPEVLQTSMKEHQKFFSVRNPKTGRIERFVTVANMETADQGATILAGNQKVLSARLADAKFFWENDLRTVERQGMKAWTDQLSNVTFHAKLGSQAERIERIAALAREIAPHVGAKPDLAEEAARIAKADLASEMVYEFPELQGLMGQYYAKAAGHDDGVPEACLEHWQPLGPSDDVPTAPVSVAVALADKIDTLTGFWAIDEKPTGSKDPFALRRAALGVIRLVLENGLSLRIQSTVADQVEVLAPVKASSVKLKRSEENLSELKDKFEQISQLGSSVDDESFKTILDAYLQDKREELRLLVDEVKELKVDITKREKIAKSVPLDLLSFFHDRLKAFLRDKGIRHDIIDACIAMPGNDDLTLLVKRAEALAETLATDDGENLIQGFKRANNILTQAEEKDGVEYSYGADIKFAEDDAEKALFAALDAADAKIAPAMQAEDFSTAMTAMAALRAPIDAFFTDVQVNADSEILRRNRLNLLSRIRNICLSVADLNKIEG, from the coding sequence ATGCCTGATCTCCTGATTGAACTCTTCTCCGAGGAAATCCCCGCACGGATGCAGACCCGTGCCGCCGAGGATCTGCGCAAACTGGTGACCGATGGTCTGGTTGAGGCGGGATTGACCTATGCCGGTGCTGCGGCATTCTCGACGCCGCGCCGCTTGGCGCTGTCGCTTGAGGGGCTGACGGCGGAAAGCAAAGCCATCCGCGAAGAGCGCAAAGGCCCCAAAGTGGGCGCGCCGGATCAGGCGATTGAGGGGTTCTTGCGCGGGGCAGGTGTGGCGCGCGAAGACCTTGAGGTGCGCGACGACAAGAAGGGGCAGGTCTATTTCGCGGTGATCGAAAAACCGGGGCGTATTGCCGCCGATATCATCGCCGAAGTGCTGGAAAAAACCGTGCGCAATTTCCCGTGGCCCAAGTCGATGCGCTGGGGTGATGGCGCGCTGAAATGGGTGCGGCCGCTGCATAGCATCTTGTGTATTCTCAGCGATGAAGGCGGGGCAGAGATCGTCCCGCTTGACGTCGACGGGATCACATCAGGCAACACAACACGCGGGCACCGCTTTCTTGCGCCAGATGCTTTTTCCGTCACGAATTTCGATGACTACGAGGCGAAGTTAAAGCGCGCCAAAGTCGTGCTGCGCGCCGATGAACGGGCCGAGGCGATCTGGCATGATGCGACCCATCAGGCCTTTGCGCTGGGGCTTGAGGTGGTCGAAGACCGTGGGTTGCTGGCCGAGGTTGCAGGGCTGGTGGAATGGCCTGTGGTCCTGCTCGGTCAGATTGATGATGCCTTCCTTGGTCTGCCGCCCGAGGTGCTGCAAACATCGATGAAAGAGCACCAGAAATTCTTTTCTGTGCGCAACCCGAAAACGGGCCGGATCGAGCGTTTCGTGACCGTCGCCAACATGGAAACCGCCGATCAGGGCGCGACCATTCTGGCGGGCAACCAAAAGGTGCTGTCGGCACGATTGGCCGATGCGAAATTCTTCTGGGAAAACGATCTGCGCACAGTGGAACGGCAGGGCATGAAAGCCTGGACCGACCAGCTGTCCAACGTGACCTTCCACGCCAAGCTGGGATCACAGGCCGAGCGCATTGAACGCATCGCCGCCCTAGCGCGCGAAATCGCCCCCCATGTGGGCGCGAAACCTGATCTGGCCGAAGAGGCCGCGCGCATCGCCAAGGCCGATCTGGCGTCTGAAATGGTCTATGAATTCCCTGAATTGCAGGGGTTGATGGGGCAGTATTATGCCAAGGCCGCAGGGCACGACGATGGCGTGCCAGAGGCCTGTCTGGAACACTGGCAACCGCTAGGCCCATCGGATGACGTGCCAACCGCGCCTGTGTCTGTGGCCGTAGCGCTCGCTGACAAGATCGACACGCTGACAGGGTTCTGGGCGATTGATGAGAAACCGACCGGGAGCAAGGACCCGTTTGCGCTGCGCAGGGCTGCGCTGGGGGTTATTCGGTTGGTTTTGGAGAATGGGCTGTCACTTCGGATTCAGTCTACTGTTGCTGACCAAGTTGAGGTGTTGGCCCCAGTCAAGGCTTCTTCAGTGAAGCTCAAGAGAAGCGAAGAAAATCTTTCTGAATTGAAAGACAAGTTTGAACAAATTTCTCAATTGGGCTCGTCTGTTGATGACGAGTCTTTCAAGACAATTCTTGATGCCTACCTGCAAGACAAGAGGGAAGAACTGCGTCTCTTAGTAGATGAAGTAAAAGAGCTAAAAGTTGATATAACCAAACGAGAAAAGATCGCTAAGTCCGTACCCTTAGACCTCCTCTCCTTCTTCCACGACCGCCTCAAAGCCTTCCTGCGTGACAAAGGCATCCGCCACGACATCATCGACGCCTGCATCGCGATGCCGGGCAATGATGACCTGACGCTGCTTGTCAAACGTGCCGAGGCGTTGGCCGAAACGCTGGCCACCGATGACGGTGAAAACCTGATCCAAGGCTTCAAGCGCGCCAACAACATCCTGACCCAAGCCGAGGAAAAGGACGGGGTGGAGTATTCCTATGGCGCGGACATCAAATTCGCCGAAGACGACGCCGAAAAGGCGCTTTTCGCCGCTCTTGATGCTGCAGATGCAAAGATCGCGCCAGCGATGCAAGCGGAAGATTTCAGCACGGCAATGACCGCTATGGCAGCACTGCGCGCACCGATTGATGCATTTTTCACCGATGTGCAGGTGAACGCCGATAGCGAAATATTGCGCCGCAACCGCCTTAACCTGCTGTCACGGATCAGAAATATATGTCTCAGCGTTGCTGATCTGAACAAAATCGAAGGCTAG
- a CDS encoding FAD-binding domain-containing protein codes for MFEPTYPAALARLNAFAPKAGRDYASKRNYDDTAHVSALSPYIRHRIITEEDVLKTVLARHSAAAAEKFIQEVYWRTYWKGWLELRPAVSEMYRADLNAALNRIQTESGLRQDWEAACKGETGIECFDHWARQLADTGYLHNHARMWFASIWIFTLRLPWALGADFFMRHLLDGDPASNTLSWRWVGGLQTVGKTYLARPDNIEKYTEGRFVPKGLATFAAPLEGPPAPARGAVPVSDTIDPALRTGLLITEDDLSPGWLAQQISPSAVAMVQTTAQRSPLAVSDRVTEFVVDAQKDAAARYADRLGQITQVTPEAVAEWADAHDIAQIVTSYIPTGPTRDALKDIRLCQVIRPYDRAAWPHATHGFFRFKDKIPALLGDIKGLRLA; via the coding sequence ATGTTTGAACCCACTTATCCAGCAGCCCTCGCCCGTCTCAACGCCTTCGCCCCAAAGGCGGGACGTGATTATGCGAGCAAACGCAATTATGATGACACGGCCCATGTGTCGGCGCTTTCGCCCTATATCCGCCACCGGATCATCACCGAAGAGGACGTGCTGAAGACAGTTCTGGCCCGCCACAGCGCCGCAGCGGCCGAGAAATTTATCCAAGAGGTCTATTGGCGGACCTACTGGAAAGGCTGGCTCGAACTGCGCCCCGCCGTCTCGGAGATGTACCGCGCCGATCTGAACGCAGCACTGAACCGGATCCAGACCGAAAGCGGGTTGCGGCAGGATTGGGAAGCGGCCTGCAAAGGCGAGACCGGCATTGAATGCTTTGACCACTGGGCGCGGCAGTTGGCCGACACCGGCTACCTGCACAATCATGCACGGATGTGGTTTGCCTCAATCTGGATTTTCACCCTGCGCCTGCCTTGGGCGTTGGGGGCGGATTTCTTCATGCGCCACTTGCTGGATGGTGATCCGGCGTCCAACACACTGTCATGGCGCTGGGTTGGGGGCTTGCAGACGGTCGGCAAAACCTACCTTGCGCGGCCCGACAACATTGAAAAATACACTGAAGGGCGGTTTGTCCCCAAAGGGCTTGCAACCTTTGCGGCCCCCTTGGAAGGGCCACCCGCACCAGCGCGCGGGGCCGTGCCTGTGTCAGACACCATTGATCCAGCCTTGCGCACGGGGCTTTTGATCACAGAAGACGATCTCTCGCCCGGATGGTTGGCCCAGCAGATCAGCCCAAGCGCAGTGGCGATGGTGCAAACAACCGCCCAGCGCAGCCCGCTGGCCGTCAGCGACCGTGTCACGGAATTCGTGGTTGATGCGCAGAAAGATGCAGCGGCGCGCTATGCGGACAGGTTGGGGCAGATCACGCAGGTCACACCCGAAGCCGTGGCAGAGTGGGCGGACGCGCATGATATCGCACAAATCGTCACGTCCTACATCCCGACCGGCCCGACACGGGACGCATTGAAAGACATCCGCCTGTGCCAAGTGATCCGCCCCTATGACAGGGCCGCTTGGCCACATGCCACACACGGTTTTTTTCGCTTCAAAGATAAAATTCCCGCACTCTTGGGCGACATCAAGGGGCTGCGTCTGGCATAG
- a CDS encoding DUF6446 family protein produces the protein MLLAAAVLGGVLYYQQVYAYYDDVPSNAAAVMLTSVSTGEAEPIVVQGFQGIDAISSPLRYRACFESTLSLATLTETYEIIDNAEPRVAPRWFDCFDAAQIGADLRTDAVAFMGVENIEYGIDRIVAIYPDGRGYAWHQINECGEVVFDGNRPPEDCPQFQKAPSDA, from the coding sequence ATGCTTTTGGCGGCGGCGGTGCTGGGTGGTGTGCTCTACTACCAGCAGGTCTATGCCTATTACGACGACGTACCGTCGAACGCGGCGGCTGTCATGCTGACCTCGGTCAGTACCGGTGAGGCCGAGCCGATTGTCGTGCAAGGGTTCCAAGGCATTGATGCCATCAGCAGCCCATTGCGCTATCGCGCCTGCTTTGAAAGCACGCTGAGCCTTGCGACATTGACCGAAACCTATGAAATCATTGACAACGCCGAACCGCGTGTGGCCCCCCGCTGGTTTGATTGCTTTGATGCAGCCCAGATCGGGGCGGACCTGCGCACCGATGCCGTCGCCTTTATGGGTGTTGAAAACATTGAATACGGGATCGACCGGATTGTCGCCATCTACCCTGACGGGCGTGGCTATGCGTGGCACCAGATCAATGAATGTGGCGAAGTCGTCTTTGACGGCAACCGTCCCCCCGAAGACTGCCCCCAATTCCAGAAAGCGCCGAGTGATGCCTGA
- a CDS encoding S1 family peptidase: MISQTGDAGRLTGLYEILQVLDIIPMEGPRSLRGNSFTIEGIADSIHSYATASLQDGTIKGFVLVWPEGDAQRRARVLDVMSSSFERLDGTLDPNLVPASEDQAIDMIAGLSVRQPKLSRSGFFVSNDGLVVTTPEAVDSCTRITFDRETEAEVLASDPELGLAILRPLDALSPIEVAAFQTQTPRLKDPIAVAGYPFDGVLNAPTLTFGTLEDIRDLSGDARIKRLSVTTRPSNAGGPVFDQGGNVLGMLLARDGDGAQALPADVQFALDAELIAATLDALNVTPARSTAGPALSPFALTEKAANVTVLVSCW; this comes from the coding sequence ATGATCTCGCAAACGGGCGATGCCGGCCGCCTGACAGGGCTTTACGAGATTCTGCAGGTACTCGACATTATACCAATGGAAGGGCCCCGCAGCTTGCGCGGGAACAGCTTTACCATTGAAGGCATCGCCGATAGCATTCATTCTTACGCCACAGCCAGTTTGCAGGACGGCACGATCAAGGGCTTTGTGCTGGTCTGGCCGGAAGGCGACGCGCAGCGGCGTGCAAGGGTGCTGGATGTCATGAGTTCCAGTTTCGAGCGGCTTGACGGCACGCTTGATCCAAACCTCGTGCCTGCCAGCGAAGACCAGGCCATTGATATGATTGCGGGGCTATCGGTGCGGCAGCCCAAGCTTTCGCGCTCTGGCTTCTTTGTTTCAAACGATGGGCTGGTCGTCACGACGCCCGAAGCGGTGGACAGTTGCACGCGGATCACCTTTGACCGCGAAACCGAAGCCGAAGTTCTGGCCAGTGATCCCGAACTTGGCCTCGCAATCCTGCGCCCGCTTGACGCTTTATCCCCGATAGAAGTCGCCGCGTTTCAAACCCAGACCCCACGCCTGAAAGACCCGATCGCTGTCGCAGGTTATCCGTTTGATGGCGTTCTGAATGCGCCCACGCTGACCTTTGGCACATTGGAAGATATCCGCGACCTGTCAGGCGATGCCCGCATCAAGCGCCTTTCTGTCACCACACGCCCCAGCAACGCAGGTGGACCTGTGTTTGATCAGGGCGGCAATGTGCTAGGCATGTTGTTGGCCCGTGATGGCGATGGCGCGCAGGCCCTGCCTGCGGACGTGCAATTTGCGCTGGATGCCGAGCTGATCGCCGCGACGCTTGATGCGCTGAACGTCACGCCCGCGCGCAGTACCGCAGGCCCTGCCCTGTCACCCTTTGCATTGACCGAAAAGGCCGCCAACGTCACCGTTTTGGTCAGCTGTTGGTAA
- a CDS encoding peptidoglycan-binding domain-containing protein, which yields MLRAFVATLILFLSALQAQAQDRYWVQIEARQTLTEATERARVYARRFDDVEGYYLGRGFYGIVLGPYSESLARAELSRLLSSGQIPSDSYLQTGRRFEQQFWPIGGGQATTVSTAPELPALPQVPLTAPEETLREARASEAALPREAREELQVALQWAGFYNATIDGAFGRGTRNAMAAWQTAYNQDPTGVLTTRQRALLLLQYNAVLADLDMQLVRDDAAGIQMQLPTAAVTFAEYQPPLRVLMVRAISHQRRF from the coding sequence ATGCTCAGGGCTTTTGTCGCCACACTTATTCTATTTCTGTCTGCCCTGCAGGCCCAAGCACAGGATCGCTACTGGGTGCAGATCGAGGCGCGCCAGACACTGACCGAAGCAACAGAGCGCGCACGGGTCTACGCCCGCCGCTTTGATGATGTTGAAGGCTATTATCTGGGGCGCGGGTTCTACGGCATTGTGCTGGGGCCCTATAGTGAAAGTCTGGCGCGTGCCGAGTTGTCGCGCTTGCTTAGCAGCGGACAAATCCCGTCGGATAGCTATCTGCAGACCGGCCGCCGCTTTGAGCAGCAGTTCTGGCCCATTGGCGGTGGACAAGCGACCACGGTTTCAACAGCGCCGGAACTGCCTGCGCTGCCGCAGGTGCCGCTGACCGCACCCGAAGAGACATTGCGCGAAGCCCGCGCATCCGAGGCAGCCCTGCCACGCGAGGCCCGTGAAGAACTGCAAGTGGCGTTGCAATGGGCGGGTTTCTATAATGCGACGATTGACGGTGCCTTCGGGCGCGGCACGCGCAACGCCATGGCCGCTTGGCAGACCGCTTATAATCAGGACCCGACCGGCGTTCTGACCACCCGCCAGCGCGCGCTCTTGTTGTTGCAATACAATGCCGTCCTTGCCGATCTGGATATGCAGCTTGTTCGTGATGACGCCGCAGGCATCCAAATGCAGCTTCCAACGGCGGCGGTCACCTTTGCCGAGTATCAGCCCCCTTTGCGCGTTTTGATGGTCAGGGCGATTTCGCATCAGCGCAGATTCTGA
- a CDS encoding (2Fe-2S)-binding protein yields the protein MATRVTINGTAQDVDLPENVPLLWVLRDEIGLTGTKFGCGVAACGACTVHIDGEAVRSCQVALADVWGEVTTIEGLGSPENMATIQQAWVDHQVAQCGYCQSGQIMNAAALLAQMPQPTDQDIDDAMQGNLCRCGTYPRIRAAIKDAAQRLSEET from the coding sequence ATGGCCACCCGCGTAACGATCAATGGCACCGCGCAAGACGTGGATTTGCCCGAAAATGTGCCCCTGCTTTGGGTATTGCGTGATGAGATCGGGCTAACCGGTACAAAATTCGGCTGCGGTGTCGCCGCTTGCGGGGCCTGTACCGTGCATATTGATGGCGAAGCCGTGCGCTCTTGTCAGGTGGCCTTGGCCGATGTCTGGGGTGAGGTGACGACGATTGAAGGGCTTGGAAGCCCTGAAAACATGGCCACGATCCAGCAGGCTTGGGTCGATCATCAGGTGGCGCAATGCGGCTATTGCCAGTCAGGGCAGATCATGAACGCCGCCGCCCTTTTGGCGCAAATGCCCCAACCCACCGACCAGGATATTGACGATGCGATGCAGGGCAATCTGTGCCGTTGCGGTACCTACCCCCGCATCCGCGCCGCAATCAAAGACGCGGCCCAGCGCCTGTCAGAGGAGACATAA
- a CDS encoding TrkH family potassium uptake protein, producing MIDLRPVGYVIGLLVASLGLTMLVPLAVDLLAGNGHWFVFFESAVITIVTGGLIALACANGVSEGLSLRQTFLLTSLVWLTLPVFGALPFMLGAPDANLTDAFFEAMSGLTTTGATVFTGLENLPDGLKLWRGILQWLGGVGIIVVAMVFLPELRVGGMQIFRSEAFDTMGKILPRAGQIASRISVIYIVLTASCALAYSATGMLPFDALVHAMTTVSTGGMANSDASFGVYGAGAHYVAVVFMVLAALPFVRYVQLIAGTAKPLWRDTQIHTFLWIVLIAVLLMTSWVWGREGVMSEIAFREALFNITSIISGTGYSSADYMTWGTFPVVLFFLIGLIGGCAGSTSCSVKVFRYQLVFAAIKSQIRLIHSPHGVFTPRYDGRPISDDVLNSVIAFLVAFILSLGATAVLLGLTGLDFITSVSGAAAAIANIGPGLGTEIGPAGNYANINDTAKWILSIAMFVGRLEIMVVLIILSVKFWRN from the coding sequence ATGATTGATTTACGCCCAGTAGGATATGTGATCGGTCTGCTTGTGGCGTCACTTGGGTTGACCATGCTGGTGCCGTTAGCGGTTGATTTACTGGCAGGCAATGGACACTGGTTTGTCTTCTTTGAAAGCGCGGTCATCACGATCGTGACCGGGGGGCTGATCGCGCTTGCCTGCGCGAATGGCGTATCCGAGGGGCTAAGCCTGCGTCAGACATTCCTTTTGACCTCGCTTGTCTGGCTGACGCTGCCTGTGTTCGGGGCGCTGCCTTTTATGCTGGGTGCGCCCGACGCCAATTTGACCGATGCGTTTTTTGAGGCGATGTCCGGCCTGACAACCACAGGGGCGACCGTGTTCACGGGGCTCGAAAACCTTCCCGACGGGCTCAAACTATGGCGGGGTATACTGCAATGGTTGGGCGGAGTCGGTATCATTGTGGTCGCGATGGTGTTTCTGCCCGAGCTGCGCGTTGGTGGGATGCAGATCTTCCGGTCAGAGGCGTTTGATACCATGGGTAAAATCCTGCCGCGTGCAGGGCAAATCGCAAGCCGGATTTCTGTGATCTATATTGTCCTGACTGCCAGCTGTGCGTTGGCCTATTCCGCCACCGGCATGTTGCCCTTTGACGCGCTTGTTCACGCGATGACGACTGTTTCAACGGGGGGGATGGCGAATTCCGACGCCTCATTTGGGGTCTATGGAGCAGGGGCACACTATGTTGCGGTAGTCTTCATGGTTCTGGCGGCATTGCCCTTTGTCCGCTACGTCCAGCTTATCGCGGGCACGGCAAAGCCGCTCTGGCGTGACACGCAGATTCATACCTTTCTCTGGATTGTGCTGATCGCGGTGCTGTTGATGACCTCTTGGGTATGGGGGCGCGAAGGCGTGATGTCCGAGATCGCCTTTCGCGAAGCGCTGTTCAACATCACGTCGATTATTTCTGGCACGGGCTATTCCAGCGCCGACTATATGACATGGGGGACGTTCCCGGTCGTTCTGTTCTTCCTGATCGGCTTGATCGGGGGCTGCGCGGGCTCGACCTCGTGTTCTGTAAAGGTATTCCGCTATCAGTTGGTTTTTGCCGCGATCAAAAGCCAGATCAGGCTGATCCACTCGCCGCACGGGGTTTTCACGCCGCGGTACGACGGGCGCCCGATTAGCGATGACGTGCTGAATTCGGTGATCGCCTTTCTGGTGGCGTTCATTTTGTCGCTGGGTGCGACGGCCGTTCTGCTGGGCCTGACAGGGCTTGATTTCATCACCTCGGTGTCCGGTGCTGCGGCAGCGATTGCCAATATCGGTCCGGGTCTTGGAACCGAAATCGGGCCCGCAGGAAATTACGCCAATATCAACGATACGGCGAAATGGATTTTGTCGATTGCAATGTTCGTGGGCCGCTTGGAAATTATGGTTGTACTGATCATCCTGTCGGTCAAATTCTGGAGAAACTAA
- a CDS encoding 5-guanidino-2-oxopentanoate decarboxylase, with product MLKDRGVDTIFGIPGVHNQEMYRGIEEAGITHVLARHEQGAGFMADGYARATGKVGVAYVISGPGLCNIMTPMGQAYSDSVPMLVISSVLDETEAKRGQLHQMKDQEGAAATVCDWSVTARTAEAAYQLIDRALAELATGVPSPKHIQVPIAQLEANAPAAPVRAEEWPCRMEAAPSQQTALIDRLKAAKRPLFIFGGGAAQGVERWYPHFQRLNAASFTTYAGRGIIPDDSPLHFGATLAQPGSEAVIETADLVVAVGTRLSEVDLWRDHLGHQAPLVRIDLDPECLTDRQNADIRILADASAHLAACLSQLDDVKDTTWSAEEVAATRAKWRAARDAERPGIVAVADALKAAVPADTMFYSDMTQFAYAAKEVYPMDRPGHWHHPYGFGTLGYALPAAIGGKIGVGDKPVIAILGDYGFQYTVQELAVAVELELTLPIIIWDNGKLGEIEDSMARAQIAPNAVIQRNPDFLKLAEAYGAAAIQPSDIAGFKAAIQTALATKGPTIIRVMSDIALTNS from the coding sequence ATGCTCAAGGATCGTGGGGTGGACACGATCTTTGGTATTCCCGGCGTGCACAATCAGGAAATGTATCGCGGGATCGAAGAGGCAGGGATCACCCATGTGCTCGCGCGTCACGAACAGGGCGCAGGTTTCATGGCCGATGGCTATGCCCGTGCAACAGGCAAGGTGGGCGTGGCCTACGTGATTTCGGGGCCGGGCCTTTGCAATATCATGACGCCGATGGGGCAGGCCTATTCCGATAGCGTGCCAATGCTGGTGATATCCTCGGTGCTGGATGAGACCGAGGCCAAGCGCGGGCAGTTGCACCAGATGAAGGATCAGGAAGGTGCGGCAGCGACAGTTTGCGACTGGTCCGTTACAGCGCGGACGGCAGAGGCGGCCTATCAGCTCATTGATCGTGCGCTTGCAGAGCTCGCGACAGGCGTGCCGTCTCCGAAACATATCCAGGTACCGATTGCCCAGCTTGAGGCCAATGCGCCCGCTGCGCCGGTCCGTGCCGAAGAATGGCCTTGCCGGATGGAGGCGGCCCCTTCGCAGCAGACCGCCCTGATAGACCGGCTCAAAGCCGCCAAGCGCCCGCTGTTTATCTTCGGCGGAGGTGCGGCGCAGGGGGTAGAGCGCTGGTATCCGCATTTCCAGCGGTTGAACGCGGCCTCTTTCACCACCTATGCCGGACGCGGGATTATCCCTGATGACAGCCCTTTGCACTTTGGCGCGACGCTCGCGCAGCCCGGTAGTGAGGCGGTCATTGAAACCGCTGATCTTGTTGTGGCTGTCGGAACACGCCTGAGCGAGGTTGATCTCTGGCGTGACCATCTGGGGCATCAAGCGCCATTGGTGCGGATTGATCTTGATCCAGAATGTCTGACGGACCGGCAAAATGCGGACATCCGTATTCTGGCCGATGCCAGCGCCCATCTGGCCGCATGCCTGAGCCAGTTGGACGATGTGAAAGACACCACTTGGTCCGCTGAAGAAGTCGCCGCAACCCGCGCCAAGTGGCGCGCTGCGCGCGATGCCGAACGCCCCGGCATAGTCGCCGTGGCTGATGCGCTAAAGGCGGCTGTGCCCGCCGATACCATGTTCTACTCCGACATGACCCAATTCGCCTATGCCGCGAAAGAGGTCTATCCGATGGACCGCCCCGGTCATTGGCACCACCCTTACGGCTTTGGCACGCTGGGCTATGCGCTGCCTGCGGCGATTGGCGGCAAGATCGGTGTAGGGGACAAGCCTGTGATCGCGATTTTGGGCGACTACGGCTTTCAGTACACCGTGCAGGAATTGGCCGTCGCGGTCGAGCTGGAACTGACACTTCCCATCATCATCTGGGATAACGGCAAGCTGGGCGAGATTGAGGACAGCATGGCGCGCGCGCAGATCGCCCCCAACGCGGTGATCCAGCGCAACCCCGATTTCCTCAAACTCGCCGAAGCCTACGGTGCGGCTGCCATCCAGCCGTCAGACATAGCGGGTTTCAAAGCCGCCATTCAGACGGCCCTCGCCACCAAAGGCCCAACGATCATTCGCGTCATGTCGGATATCGCGCTTACCAACAGCTGA